One Watersipora subatra chromosome 4, tzWatSuba1.1, whole genome shotgun sequence genomic window carries:
- the LOC137392807 gene encoding organic cation transporter-like protein isoform X1, producing the protein MSSNEHLSTGDSINDALLQVGDIRKYQICMLLGTAVCCMLTSMQSLVLVFTQADMDYRCADAGFENFSGKYLVENLTDQCVLGNTTTECLNFKYSSSVYENTIVSEFDLVCSNVIWSTVANTLFMLTRIPGGFIVGQILDRFGRKRTIVVGLLSLGATGMGTAYAVNVAMYIVFRCLAAVAIMAVYDGCATFLTEVTTPRQRPVILIGLVFSWGSGICLLSLFGYFIRDWRLLHMAITVPCFAFCIMAFFLFDESPHWLYSQGKTREAQTILEKIAYWNRCSHNLTVNLTLRNNCELTPDIDGHEKLGQASKEKVRDSETNECMQILGNKRFLIVLGICAFGWLACNMGYSGLAMGLGSLSGDIYIINLIGGATELVSYCIAFLVIPGGRKVIYIGLLAAGGVGLVTAAILQEFSPSLVWLVITTTMVGRLSVAAGWQIMYLWCIELFPTTTRATMLEVSMWIGHIGSAAAPFINDMTKVIKNPNISGAIIAPAVYGALLILSSFLSAFLPETNNKPLPVDMKEATANIDSPRQDDASTTYL; encoded by the exons ATGTCTTCAAACGAGCATCTTTCCACCGGTGACAGCATCAACGACGCTCTTCTACAAGTGGGCGACATACGAAAGTATCAGATATGCATGCTGCTTGGAACAGCTGTCTGCTGCATGCTTACCTCGATGCAGTCGCTTGTCCTAGTTTTCACTCAGGCAGATATGGACTACAG GTGTGCTGATGCTGGGTTTGAGAATTTCAGTGGCAAGTATTTGGTAGAAAACCTGACGGATCAGTGCGTGCTTGGAAATACAACTACTGAGTGTTTGAATTTCAAGTACAGTAGCTCAGTCTATGAGAATACCATAGTCAGTGAG TTTGATCTGGTATGTTCCAATGTCATATGGAGTACAGTGGCTAACACGCTGTTCATGCTCACACGAATACCAGGTGGTTTCATTGTCGGACAAATTCTAGACAG ATTCGGAAGGAAGAGAACTATTGTGGTCGGATTGCTGTCTCTTGGAGCGACTGGAATGGGGACAGCGTATGCTGTGAATGTTGCCATGTATATAGTGTTCAGGTGTCTCGCTGCTGTAGCCATCATGGCTGTCTATGATGGCTGCGCCACATTCC TTACCGAAGTGACAACTCCTCGTCAAAGACCAGTAATTCTCATTGGCCTTGTCTTTTCATGGGGATCCGGAATTTGTCTCCTTTCTTTATTTGGCTATTTCATCCGCGACTGGAGACTTCTGCATATGGCAATCACTGTACCATGCTTTGCATTCTGCATTATGGCTTTCtt CCTGTTTGATGAATCACCCCACTGGCTGTACAGTCAAGGAAAGACAAGGGAAGCCCAAACCATCCTGGAAAAAATAGCTTACTGGAATCGTTGCTCCCACAATCTAACAGTTAATCTAACATTAAGGAACAATTGTGAACTTACCCCTGACATTGATGGTCATGAGAAGCTTGGACAAGCATCAAAGGAAAAAGTTCGTGACTCGGAGACAAATGAGTGCATGCAGATATTAGGGAACAAAAGATTTCTGATTGTTCTGGGGATTTGTGCTTTTGGATg GTTGGCGTGTAACATGGGGTACTCGGGTTTAGCGATGGGCCTTGGCTCCTTGTCTGGAGATATCTACATCATCAACCTGATCGGAGGTGCCACAGAACTAGTGTCCTATTGCATTGCGTTTCTTGTTATACCAGGAGGTAGAAAGGTCATTTACATCGGTCTCCTGGCAGCTGGTGGAGTTGGTCTCGTAACAGCAGCGATTTTACAAGAGTTCTCACCAA GTTTGGTCTGGCTTGTTATTACAACTACCATGGTTGGTCGGTTGAGTGTAGCCGCAGGCTGGCAGATCATGTATCTGTGGTGCATAGAGTTATTCCCGACAACCACGAGGGCTACGATGCTTGAAGTCTCCATGTGGATTGGACACATCGGCAGCGCAGCGGCTCCCTTCATCAATGACATG actaaagttataaaaaatccTAACATCAGTGGAGCCATTATCGCTCCTGCTGTCTACGGTGCACTGCTCATACTCTCTAGCTTCCTGTCTGCCTTTCTACCAGAGACCAATAACAAACCCCTTCCTGTTGATATGAAAGAGGCTACAGCCAACATCGACTCTCCAAG GCAAGATGATGCAAGCACGACGTATCTTTGA
- the LOC137392807 gene encoding organic cation transporter 1-like isoform X2, with the protein MLTRIPGGFIVGQILDRFGRKRTIVVGLLSLGATGMGTAYAVNVAMYIVFRCLAAVAIMAVYDGCATFLTEVTTPRQRPVILIGLVFSWGSGICLLSLFGYFIRDWRLLHMAITVPCFAFCIMAFFLFDESPHWLYSQGKTREAQTILEKIAYWNRCSHNLTVNLTLRNNCELTPDIDGHEKLGQASKEKVRDSETNECMQILGNKRFLIVLGICAFGWLACNMGYSGLAMGLGSLSGDIYIINLIGGATELVSYCIAFLVIPGGRKVIYIGLLAAGGVGLVTAAILQEFSPSLVWLVITTTMVGRLSVAAGWQIMYLWCIELFPTTTRATMLEVSMWIGHIGSAAAPFINDMTKVIKNPNISGAIIAPAVYGALLILSSFLSAFLPETNNKPLPVDMKEATANIDSPRQDDASTTYL; encoded by the exons ATGCTCACACGAATACCAGGTGGTTTCATTGTCGGACAAATTCTAGACAG ATTCGGAAGGAAGAGAACTATTGTGGTCGGATTGCTGTCTCTTGGAGCGACTGGAATGGGGACAGCGTATGCTGTGAATGTTGCCATGTATATAGTGTTCAGGTGTCTCGCTGCTGTAGCCATCATGGCTGTCTATGATGGCTGCGCCACATTCC TTACCGAAGTGACAACTCCTCGTCAAAGACCAGTAATTCTCATTGGCCTTGTCTTTTCATGGGGATCCGGAATTTGTCTCCTTTCTTTATTTGGCTATTTCATCCGCGACTGGAGACTTCTGCATATGGCAATCACTGTACCATGCTTTGCATTCTGCATTATGGCTTTCtt CCTGTTTGATGAATCACCCCACTGGCTGTACAGTCAAGGAAAGACAAGGGAAGCCCAAACCATCCTGGAAAAAATAGCTTACTGGAATCGTTGCTCCCACAATCTAACAGTTAATCTAACATTAAGGAACAATTGTGAACTTACCCCTGACATTGATGGTCATGAGAAGCTTGGACAAGCATCAAAGGAAAAAGTTCGTGACTCGGAGACAAATGAGTGCATGCAGATATTAGGGAACAAAAGATTTCTGATTGTTCTGGGGATTTGTGCTTTTGGATg GTTGGCGTGTAACATGGGGTACTCGGGTTTAGCGATGGGCCTTGGCTCCTTGTCTGGAGATATCTACATCATCAACCTGATCGGAGGTGCCACAGAACTAGTGTCCTATTGCATTGCGTTTCTTGTTATACCAGGAGGTAGAAAGGTCATTTACATCGGTCTCCTGGCAGCTGGTGGAGTTGGTCTCGTAACAGCAGCGATTTTACAAGAGTTCTCACCAA GTTTGGTCTGGCTTGTTATTACAACTACCATGGTTGGTCGGTTGAGTGTAGCCGCAGGCTGGCAGATCATGTATCTGTGGTGCATAGAGTTATTCCCGACAACCACGAGGGCTACGATGCTTGAAGTCTCCATGTGGATTGGACACATCGGCAGCGCAGCGGCTCCCTTCATCAATGACATG actaaagttataaaaaatccTAACATCAGTGGAGCCATTATCGCTCCTGCTGTCTACGGTGCACTGCTCATACTCTCTAGCTTCCTGTCTGCCTTTCTACCAGAGACCAATAACAAACCCCTTCCTGTTGATATGAAAGAGGCTACAGCCAACATCGACTCTCCAAG GCAAGATGATGCAAGCACGACGTATCTTTGA